One stretch of Arthrobacter polaris DNA includes these proteins:
- the narH gene encoding nitrate reductase subunit beta, which produces MRVMAQMGMVMNLDKCIGCHTCSVTCKQAWTNRAGXEYVWFNNVETRPGQGYPRRYEDQEKWKGGWELNKRGRLKLKAGGRVKKLFGLFANPIQPELKDYYEPWTYDYKTLVDAPLXDDFPVARPKSLITGKDTKITWSANWDDDLGGTEEMGHLDPIVEKVRRESEDKIKFEFEQTFMFYLPRICEHCLNPSCMASCPSGAIYKRVEDGIVLVDQDQCRGWRQCMTGCPYKKIYFNHKTGKAEKCTFCYPRIEVGLPTVCSETCVGRLRYLGLXXYDADAVTAAASVTDPQHLYQAQMDVLLDPNDPEVIKAAREQGIAEDWIDAAQKSPVYALTKVYKLALPLHPEYRTMPMVWYIPPLSXXVDLLRDQGHDAEDSGVLFGAIDALRIPVEYLAELFTAGDTELVTGVLRKLAAMRAYMRGISXGNDPDESIPASVGMDGETMYEMYRLMAIAKYEERYVIPKAHAEQAHDLEEMGCSLDFDGGPGMGAMGDSPFGEASGRPTXVAVETFNALRDRQTSDSVAXADTLRGRVNLLNWDGNGAPAGLFPQHHPTEPPREIDREDALEGGGGS; this is translated from the coding sequence ATGCGTGTAATGGCTCAAATGGGCATGGTCATGAACTTGGACAAGTGCATTGGCTGCCACACGTGCTCCGTCACGTGCAAGCAGGCATGGACCAACCGGGCAGGGNTGGAATACGTCTGGTTCAACAACGTCGAAACCCGCCCCGGACAGGGCTACCCACGCCGCTACGAGGACCAGGAAAAGTGGAAGGGCGGCTGGGAGCTAAACAAGCGCGGCCGCCTCAAGCTCAAGGCCGGCGGACGTGTGAAGAAGCTGTTCGGCCTCTTCGCCAACCCCATCCAGCCAGAGCTCAAGGACTACTACGAGCCCTGGACCTACGACTACAAAACCCTCGTTGATGCCCCGCTGNGCGATGACTTCCCAGTGGCCCGGCCCAAGTCCCTGATCACCGGCAAGGACACGAAGATCACGTGGAGTGCCAACTGGGACGATGACTTGGGCGGCACCGAGGAAATGGGCCACCTGGACCCGATTGTGGAGAAGGTGCGCCGCGAGTCCGAGGACAAGATCAAGTTTGAGTTTGAACAGACGTTCATGTTCTACCTGCCGCGCATTTGCGAGCACTGCCTGAACCCTTCATGCATGGCCTCCTGCCCTTCCGGCGCCATTTACAAGCGCGTGGAGGACGGCATTGTCCTGGTGGACCAGGACCAGTGCCGCGGCTGGCGCCAGTGCATGACCGGTTGCCCGTACAAGAAGATTTACTTCAACCACAAGACCGGCAAGGCCGAGAAGTGTACGTTCTGCTACCCGCGCATTGAAGTGGGCCTGCCCACCGTGTGCTCGGAAACCTGTGTGGGCCGGCTGCGCTACTTGGGTCTTNTTNTGTACGACGCCGACGCCGTCACCGCCGCTGCCTCCGTCACCGATCCGCAGCACTTGTACCAAGCACAGATGGATGTGCTGCTGGACCCCAACGATCCTGAGGTCATCAAGGCCGCCCGCGAGCAAGGTATCGCCGAGGACTGGATCGACGCGGCTCAAAAGTCGCCTGTCTACGCGCTGACAAAGGTGTACAAGCTGGCTCTTCCGCTGCACCCGGAGTACCGCACCATGCCCATGGTTTGGTACATCCCGCCGCTCTCCNCGNTGGTTGATCTGCTCCGTGATCAAGGCCACGACGCGGAGGATTCGGGCGTGCTATTCGGCGCTATTGATGCCTTGCGCATACCGGTGGAGTACTTGGCGGAGCTGTTCACGGCCGGTGACACGGAGCTTGTCACGGGCGTGTTGCGCAAGCTGGCCGCCATGCGGGCCTACATGCGTGGCATCTCCNTGGGCAATGATCCCGACGAATCCATTCCCGCCTCGGTGGGCATGGACGGGGAAACCATGTATGAAATGTACCGGCTGATGGCGATCGCCAAGTATGAGGAACGCTATGTGATCCCCAAGGCACACGCCGAGCAGGCGCATGACCTGGAGGAAATGGGGTGCTCCTTGGACTTCGACGGCGGACCCGGCATGGGCGCCATGGGAGACTCCCCGTTCGGGGAAGCCAGCGGACGGCCCACCNCCGTCGCCGTGGAAACCTTCAACGCTCTACGGGACCGCCAAACCTCCGACTCCGTAGCGNGGGCCGACACCCTGCGTGGGCGCGTGAACTTGCTCAACTGGGACGGCAACGGCGCTCCTGCCGGACTGTTCCCGCAACACCATCCCACCGAGCCTCCACGCGAAATTGACCGTGAGGACGCGCTCGAAGGCGGTGGCGGTTCATGA
- a CDS encoding nitrate reductase subunit alpha produces the protein MLKLGRFFTKWDETDDSRVVFREGGRAGDIFYRDRWSHDKVVRSTHGVNCTGSCSWKVYVKDGIITWESQQTDYPSVGPDSPEYEPRGCPRGAAFSWYTYSXTRVRFPYARGVLVEMYREAKARLKDPVLAFAEVAGDPEXRKRYQNARGKGGLVRTSWAEALEIAAAAHVNTIKTYGPDRCSGFSPIPAMSMVSHTIGTRFVQLVGGVMTSFYDWYADLPVASPQVFGDQTDVPESGDWWDATYLMMWGSNVPVTRTPDAHWMTEVRYRGTKVIAISPDYADNTKFADEWLPAQAGTDAALAMGMGHVTLKEFFIDRQVPFFQSYVRQFTDLPFLVRLVKNDDGTYNAGKFLTAAFVPGNELEEDAAFKTMLFDKVSGRXIIPNGTLGHRYSKTGEGKWNLDLTGIEPALSLDEVSTESAEILLPCFEDPGGAGSILRRGVPTIVVGGHVVTTVYDLMLAQYGVGRPGLPGDWAKDYNDTSTXYTPAWQEEITSVPAQACIRIAREFARNAEQSKGRSMIIMGAGICQWFHGDTTYRAILSLVMLTGCMGRNGGGWAHYVGQEKTRPLTGWVSXXNALDWSRPPRTMIGTGYWYMHTDQWRQDGYSADALKSPLSTGSLDGMHTADALAQSARLGWMPFYPFFDKXPLDIADQAIAAVAAGEAPDEKTWVAQSLKNRHLDMAIEDIDAXENWPRTLILWRSNLFGSSAKGNEYFLRNLLGTHNNVMGQDSEASLKPXNVKWHEKGPEGKLDFLMSADFRMTSTTLLSDVVFPAATWYEKHDLSSTDMHPFVHAFTPAIDPPWETKTDFEMFHLLAEEFSRQAATHLGTRKDLVTVPMIHDTVGQLAQPGGVVRDWREDGIDGVPGANMPNFTIVERDYTAIAHKLAAVGPLADKLGFTVKDVNYKLDKALDHLSKANGVMMGGFAHGRPAIDTDAXMAEAILTFSGTCNGQLAVSGFKELEKRTGVKLADLAEGSEEKHISFAMTQAGPVPVITSXEWSGSETGGRRYSPFTQNIERLKPFHTLTGRMHFXLDHDWMIDIGEALPIYRPPLDMQRLFGEPKFGPNGEKEVVVRYLTPHSKWSIHSEYQDNLLMLSLSRGGPTVWMSPQDAKSIKVMDNDWVEAVNMNGVFVARAVVSHRMPEGVVYVYHAQERTIDVPKSEATGRRGGIHNSLTRLLVKPSHLIGAYGQLTYAFNYLGPTGNQRDNVSTIRRRSQEVQY, from the coding sequence ATGTTGAAACTGGGCCGCTTCTTTACGAAGTGGGACGAGACCGACGATTCCCGTGTGGTCTTTCGGGAGGGCGGCCGGGCCGGCGATATCTTCTACCGTGACCGGTGGAGCCATGACAAGGTGGTGCGCTCCACGCACGGGGTGAACTGCACTGGCTCGTGTTCGTGGAAGGTGTACGTCAAGGACGGCATCATCACGTGGGAGTCCCAACAGACTGACTACCCCAGCGTGGGACCGGACAGCCCCGAGTATGAGCCACGCGGCTGCCCGCGCGGAGCTGCATTCTCCTGGTATACGTACTCCNCCACCAGGGTCCGGTTCCCTTATGCCCGCGGCGTGCTGGTGGAAATGTACCGCGAAGCCAAAGCGCGCCTGAAGGATCCCGTCCTGGCGTTCGCCGAGGTCGCTGGGGATCCGGAANAGCGCAAACGCTACCAAAATGCTCGCGGCAAGGGTGGTCTGGTCCGCACCTCATGGGCTGAGGCCTTGGAAATCGCCGCCGCCGCGCACGTGAACACCATTAAAACGTACGGCCCGGACCGTTGCTCCGGTTTCTCCCCGATCCCGGCCATGTCCATGGTCAGCCACACCATCGGCACCCGCTTTGTCCAGCTCGTGGGCGGTGTCATGACGTCATTCTACGACTGGTATGCGGACCTTCCGGTGGCCAGCCCGCAAGTCTTCGGCGACCAAACCGACGTACCCGAATCCGGCGACTGGTGGGATGCCACGTACTTGATGATGTGGGGCTCCAACGTCCCCGTCACCCGCACCCCGGACGCCCACTGGATGACGGAGGTCCGTTACCGCGGCACGAAGGTCATCGCCATCAGCCCTGACTATGCGGACAACACCAAGTTCGCCGACGAATGGCTCCCCGCACAGGCTGGCACCGACGCGGCCCTTGCCATGGGCATGGGGCATGTGACGCTGAAGGAATTCTTCATAGACCGTCAGGTCCCGTTCTTCCAGAGCTATGTGCGCCAGTTCACCGATCTGCCGTTCCTGGTGCGCTTGGTGAAGAACGACGACGGGACGTACAACGCTGGCAAGTTCCTCACCGCTGCCTTCGTCCCCGGCAATGAGCTCGAGGAGGACGCCGCGTTCAAGACCATGCTCTTTGACAAGGTTTCCGGGCGGNCCATCATCCCCAACGGAACCCTGGGCCACCGCTATTCCAAGACCGGCGAGGGCAAGTGGAACCTTGACTTGACGGGCATTGAACCGGCCTTGAGCTTGGATGAAGTTTCCACGGAGTCCGCAGAAATCCTACTGCCGTGCTTTGAGGATCCGGGCGGGGCAGGTTCCATTCTGCGCCGCGGAGTCCCCACCATAGTGGTGGGCGGGCACGTTGTCACCACCGTTTACGACCTGATGCTGGCGCAGTACGGCGTGGGCCGCCCCGGACTCCCGGGAGACTGGGCCAAGGACTACAACGACACGTCCACCNCCTACACACCGGCGTGGCAGGAGGAGATCACCTCCGTCCCCGCCCAAGCCTGTATCCGTATTGCCCGCGAGTTTGCTCGCAATGCCGAGCAGTCCAAGGGCCGCTCCATGATCATCATGGGCGCTGGAATCTGCCAGTGGTTCCACGGTGACACCACCTACCGCGCCATTTTGTCCCTGGTCATGCTGACAGGCTGCATGGGGCGCAATGGCGGCGGTTGGGCCCACTATGTGGGCCAGGAAAAGACGCGTCCACTCACCGGTTGGGTCTCTNTGNCTAACGCCCTGGACTGGTCACGCCCACCGCGGACCATGATCGGAACCGGCTACTGGTACATGCACACCGACCAGTGGCGCCAGGACGGGTACTCGGCGGATGCGCTGAAGTCGCCCCTGTCCACGGGCAGTCTGGACGGCATGCACACGGCTGATGCCCTGGCGCAATCCGCCCGGCTGGGTTGGATGCCGTTCTACCCGTTCTTTGACAAANACCCGCTCGATATCGCCGATCAAGCGATCGCTGCAGTCGCCGCCGGTGAAGCCCCGGATGAAAAGACGTGGGTGGCGCAGTCCCTGAAGAACCGCCACCTGGATATGGCCATTGAGGACATTGATGCCNCCGAAAACTGGCCGCGCACGCTGATCCTGTGGCGTTCAAACCTGTTTGGCTCCTCCGCCAAGGGCAACGAGTACTTCCTGCGCAACTTACTCGGCACGCACAACAACGTGATGGGTCAGGACAGCGAAGCCTCGCTGAAGCCCNAAAACGTCAAGTGGCATGAGAAGGGTCCGGAAGGGAAGCTGGACTTCTTGATGTCCGCCGACTTCCGCATGACCAGCACCACGCTGCTCTCCGACGTCGTGTTCCCGGCAGCCACCTGGTACGAGAAGCACGATCTCTCCTCCACGGACATGCACCCATTTGTACACGCGTTCACCCCGGCTATTGACCCGCCCTGGGAAACCAAGACCGACTTTGAGATGTTCCACCTCCTGGCCGAGGAATTCTCCCGGCAGGCGGCCACGCATTTGGGCACCCGCAAGGACCTGGTGACGGTGCCGATGATCCACGACACCGTGGGCCAGCTCGCCCAGCCAGGCGGCGTGGTGCGCGACTGGCGCGAAGACGGCATCGACGGCGTGCCAGGGGCGAACATGCCCAACTTCACTATTGTGGAGCGCGACTACACGGCCATCGCCCACAAGCTGGCCGCCGTCGGACCGCTGGCCGACAAACTCGGCTTCACGGTCAAGGACGTCAACTACAAGCTGGACAAAGCCCTGGATCACCTGTCCAAGGCAAACGGTGTCATGATGGGCGGCTTTGCCCATGGACGCCCTGCCATCGACACGGATGCANAAATGGCTGAGGCCATCCTGACGTTCTCCGGCACCTGCAACGGCCAACTGGCTGTCAGTGGTTTCAAGGAACTGGAGAAGCGCACGGGCGTGAAGCTGGCGGACCTGGCCGAAGGCAGCGAAGAAAAGCACATTTCCTTCGCCATGACCCAAGCCGGGCCGGTCCCTGTCATCACCTCCNCTGAGTGGTCGGGTTCGGAGACGGGCGGACGGCGCTACTCACCGTTCACCCAAAACATCGAACGGCTCAAGCCCTTCCACACGCTGACCGGGCGCATGCACTTTNTCCTGGACCACGACTGGATGATCGACATTGGTGAGGCCTTGCCGATCTACCGGCCACCGCTGGATATGCAGCGTTTGTTTGGGGAACCGAAGTTCGGCCCCAACGGGGAGAAGGAGGTGGTGGTTCGCTATCTGACCCCGCACTCCAAGTGGTCCATCCACTCCGAGTACCAGGACAACTTGCTCATGCTCTCGCTCTCCCGTGGCGGTCCCACCGTATGGATGAGTCCGCAGGATGCGAAGTCCATCAAGGTCATGGACAACGACTGGGTGGAGGCGGTAAACATGAACGGCGTGTTCGTTGCCCGCGCCGTGGTCAGCCACCGCATGCCGGAGGGCGTGGTGTACGTCTACCACGCGCAGGAGCGCACCATTGATGTGCCAAAGTCCGAGGCCACAGGACGGCGCGGCGGCATCCACAACTCCCTGACCCGGCTGTTGGTCAAGCCTTCGCACCTGATTGGCGCCTACGGGCAGCTGACCTACGCGTTCAACTACCTTGGCCCAACAGGTAATCAGCGAGACAACGTTTCCACTATTCGTCGCCGTTCCCAGGAGGTGCAGTACTAA
- the trmB gene encoding tRNA (guanosine(46)-N7)-methyltransferase TrmB, giving the protein MPEQXAPRSQDGSARPVTPGSQAAEGTYRTQPVSXVRRGTRLQGRRQQAWDDHSATLAVDVPRHISDTSVHPDFVXDAAQEFGRTAPLVVEIGSGLGDAVIHAAKENPDKDFLAVEVYTXGLAQTIQXIVANELLNVRVVQANAXEVLGTMLPAGSVNEVWVFXPDPWHKSKHNKRRMVKDTFAXLVARVLAPGGTWRLATDWSTYAEQMLEVGAGATDFTNPHDGERTGTESPLTVARLSAVDCEKSEEPDAVGGWAPRFDGRILTSFENKAHKAGRVIFDLAFTRN; this is encoded by the coding sequence TTGCCTGAGCAANAAGCACCACGCAGCCAGGACGGCTCGGCTCGCCCCGTCACCCCTGGGAGCCAAGCCGCCGAAGGCACATACCGTACCCAGCCGGTGTCTNTTGTGCGTCGCGGAACGCGCCTACAGGGCCGCCGCCAGCAGGCGTGGGACGATCACTCCGCCACCCTGGCCGTGGATGTGCCGCGCCATATTTCCGATACTTCAGTGCACCCGGACTTTGTTNTTGACGCAGCGCAGGAATTTGGCCGCACCGCACCGTTGGTTGTGGAGATCGGATCAGGCCTGGGCGATGCTGTGATCCACGCGGCCAAGGAGAATCCGGATAAGGACTTCCTGGCCGTTGAGGTTTACACCNCCGGGCTGGCACAGACTATCCAANAAATCGTGGCCAATGAGCTGTTGAATGTTCGCGTGGTCCAAGCCAACGCCNCCGAGGTCTTGGGCACCATGCTCCCGGCCGGTTCCGTCAACGAAGTGTGGGTGTTTNTCCCCGACCCTTGGCACAAGAGCAAGCACAACAAGCGCCGCATGGTCAAAGATACCTTCGCCNCCCTCGTGGCCCGCGTTCTGGCCCCTGGTGGCACATGGCGCCTAGCCACCGACTGGTCCACTTACGCCGAGCAGATGCTGGAGGTGGGTGCGGGCGCCACAGATTTCACCAATCCGCACGACGGCGAGCGCACCGGTACCGAGAGTCCCCTCACCGTAGCGCGCCTTAGCGCAGTGGACTGCGAGAAAAGCGAGGAGCCGGATGCGGTAGGCGGCTGGGCACCGCGCTTTGACGGGCGCATCCTGACCAGCTTTGAGAACAAGGCCCACAAGGCAGGCCGGGTCATCTTCGATCTTGCCTTCACTCGCAACTAA
- a CDS encoding DEAD/DEAH box helicase has translation MTTFAALGAPKEIVASLAAQGIEEAFPIQVKTLPDTLAGRDVLGRGRTGSGKTIAFAIPLVARLAEREAPYFRKPGRPMGLVLAPTRELATQLNNTIEPLAKAMGLNTTVIYGGVSQARQXKALRAGVDIVIACPGRLEDLMKQRIVSLESVEITVLDEADHMADLGFLPVVKRLLDTTPTQGQRMLFSATLDNGVDKIVQRYLSNQLTHSVDEAKAAVSTMEHHVLVVNDQTVKKQVIVELASGAGRRILFMRTKHHARKLAKTLTDAGIPAVDLHGNLSQNARDRNLAEFSTGDVRVLVATDVAARGVHVDDIELVIHVDPPTEHKAYLHRSGRTARAGSDGVVVTLTLPEQQGDVKKLMRAAGVDVNFERVTTSSPVIATLVGDVASKIDPRTRAALLASKQPAQGGGTSTGANAQRKRSVRSGAAPTAGGRGGRGGRGRVSADAPERGERSASAGQGNRSERRDGQVSRPAGSGRPARSGEGRPARSGEGRPARDGDVARGKRAPHAGGSREGSRDGAREGAGARSSSSVAWSSNTGGTSGGSYNANGGGSTRSGGPRRASAPASNQRRGR, from the coding sequence ATGACAACTTTTGCTGCCCTTGGTGCGCCCAAGGAAATCGTTGCTTCACTCGCCGCTCAGGGCATTGAGGAAGCATTCCCCATTCAGGTCAAGACTTTGCCGGACACTCTGGCAGGCCGCGACGTGTTGGGCCGCGGCCGCACAGGCTCCGGCAAGACCATTGCCTTCGCCATCCCACTCGTGGCCCGTTTGGCCGAGCGCGAGGCACCGTACTTCCGCAAGCCGGGCCGTCCCATGGGCCTGGTTTTGGCACCCACCCGTGAGCTGGCCACCCAGCTGAACAACACCATCGAGCCCCTCGCCAAGGCCATGGGCTTGAACACCACCGTCATTTACGGCGGCGTCTCACAGGCCCGCCAAGANAAGGCGCTGCGCGCCGGCGTTGACATTGTCATCGCCTGCCCCGGCCGTCTCGAAGACCTCATGAAGCAGCGCATCGTATCGCTGGAAAGCGTTGAGATCACTGTTCTGGACGAGGCCGACCACATGGCCGACCTCGGCTTCCTGCCCGTCGTCAAGCGCCTCCTGGACACCACACCTACGCAGGGTCAGCGCATGCTGTTCTCCGCCACCTTGGATAACGGCGTGGACAAGATTGTCCAGCGTTACCTCTCCAACCAGCTCACCCACTCGGTGGATGAGGCCAAGGCCGCTGTTTCCACCATGGAACACCACGTCCTGGTGGTCAACGATCAGACCGTGAAGAAGCAGGTCATCGTTGAGCTGGCATCCGGCGCTGGCCGCCGCATCCTGTTCATGCGCACCAAGCACCACGCCCGCAAGTTGGCCAAGACCTTGACCGACGCCGGCATCCCCGCCGTTGACCTGCATGGAAACCTGTCACAGAATGCCCGGGACCGTAACCTGGCCGAGTTCTCCACCGGCGACGTCCGCGTCTTGGTAGCCACCGACGTTGCCGCCCGCGGCGTGCACGTGGATGACATCGAATTGGTCATCCACGTTGACCCGCCCACAGAGCACAAGGCATACCTGCACCGCTCAGGCCGTACGGCCCGTGCAGGATCCGACGGCGTGGTGGTCACCTTGACGCTTCCCGAGCAGCAGGGCGACGTGAAGAAGCTCATGCGCGCAGCAGGCGTGGATGTTAACTTTGAGCGCGTCACCACCAGCTCACCGGTGATCGCTACCTTGGTGGGCGATGTGGCTAGCAAGATAGATCCCCGCACCCGTGCAGCACTGCTTGCCTCAAAGCAGCCGGCACAGGGTGGCGGAACCTCAACNGGTGCAAATGCTCAGCGCAAGCGCTCAGTTCGTTCCGGTGCCGCTCCCACCGCCGGTGGCCGTGGTGGCCGCGGTGGACGCGGCCGCGTCTCCGCTGATGCACCCGAGCGTGGCGAGCGTTCAGCTTCTGCAGGACAGGGCAACCGTTCGGAGCGTCGCGACGGTCAGGTTTCACGCCCGGCAGGCTCCGGCCGCCCGGCGCGTTCCGGTGAGGGCCGCCCGGCACGTTCCGGTGAGGGCCGCCCGGCACGCGATGGTGATGTAGCCCGTGGCAAGCGCGCCCCGCACGCTGGCGGCTCACGTGAAGGATCACGCGATGGCGCCCGTGAGGGCGCTGGCGCACGCAGCAGCTCCAGCGTTGCGTGGTCATCCAACACCGGCGGCACTTCCGGTGGCAGCTACAACGCCAACGGCGGTGGCTCAACCCGCTCCGGCGGCCCGCGCCGCGCATCGGCGCCTGCTTCCAACCAGCGCCGCGGCCGCTAA
- a CDS encoding HutD family protein, whose translation MQIIRYTSLKTAPWANGGGVSRQIAAGPAGADSWDWRLSMAEVAKAGPFSPLPGIDRIITVVEGDLIALSVDGVEQALEXYRPFRFSGDSDTSATLPTGALTDLNLMTRRGAFKGYAAIIELSKKRPHPVFADQFAVLLQGSATVSDAATSLAASSVTSSATDHDGSSSAAPASEALGKFDTVVGSAEAPEISGRGFLAVLSIDPVS comes from the coding sequence GTGCAGATCATCCGCTACACGTCCCTGAAAACTGCTCCCTGGGCCAATGGTGGCGGGGTTAGCCGGCAAATCGCAGCCGGCCCGGCTGGCGCGGACAGCTGGGATTGGCGCCTGAGCATGGCCGAAGTGGCAAAGGCTGGCCCGTTTTCTCCCTTGCCCGGCATTGACAGGATCATCACTGTGGTCGAGGGCGACCTCATTGCCCTGAGCGTGGACGGCGTTGAGCAGGCACTTGAANAATATCGCCCGTTCCGCTTTTCCGGCGATTCTGACACGTCCGCAACACTCCCCACAGGCGCGCTGACGGACCTGAACTTGATGACCCGCCGCGGTGCTTTCAAGGGCTACGCTGCCATCATTGAGCTGTCCAAGAAACGCCCGCACCCCGTTTTCGCCGACCAGTTTGCTGTGCTGCTGCAGGGTTCAGCCACCGTATCAGACGCTGCCACGTCTTTAGCAGCGTCTTCAGTAACGTCTTCAGCAACGGACCACGACGGTTCCTCCTCCGCGGCCCCTGCCAGTGAGGCGCTGGGTAAATTCGACACAGTGGTGGGCTCCGCGGAAGCACCAGAGATCTCCGGCCGCGGTTTCCTTGCTGTGTTGAGCATCGACCCCGTTTCCTAG
- a CDS encoding YccF domain-containing protein: MKTILNVIWLLLGGFWLALGYCLAGIVCCLLIVTIPWGIASFRIANYALWPFGRTVVDKPGGTGIASTLGNVIWLLVAGIWIVIAHITTAFAMAITIIGIPLAIANLKMIPISLMPLGRXIVPTNRPFVNSYR; encoded by the coding sequence ATGAAGACAATCTTGAATGTCATTTGGCTCCTGCTGGGCGGCTTTTGGCTAGCACTGGGCTATTGCTTGGCTGGAATCGTGTGCTGTCTACTCATCGTGACCATTCCGTGGGGCATTGCCTCGTTCCGCATTGCCAACTACGCCCTGTGGCCCTTTGGCCGGACTGTGGTGGATAAGCCCGGCGGCACAGGCATTGCCAGCACCTTGGGCAATGTCATCTGGCTTCTGGTGGCCGGTATCTGGATCGTCATTGCCCACATCACCACAGCCTTTGCCATGGCCATCACCATCATTGGCATCCCGCTTGCCATCGCCAACCTGAAGATGATCCCTATCTCCCTCATGCCGCTGGGCAGGNAGATCGTCCCCACCAACCGTCCGTTTGTGAACAGCTATAGGTGA